The genomic stretch AGAAATATTATCAAAGAACAAAGGCGTCGAGACTCTCGGCGACGACTATGCCGTCAAGTATGGATTCAAGGATCCTGAAGAGTATTTCCACAAGGGCAAGAGGGGTGTCGATCACGAAGTAGTGGAGATGATCTCGCGGATGAAGGACGAGCCGGACTGGATGCGCGAATTTCGTCACAAAGCGCTCGATGTATTCCTTTCCAAGCCTATGCCGACGTGGGGGAATACAGAACTTCTGAACAGCATCGACTTTGATAACATCTTCTATTACATCAAGCCGATCGAGAATCAGAAGAATAATTGGGATGACGTTCCCGAAAACATCAAGAATACTTTTGAGAAACTCGGCATTCCGGAAGCTGAGCAGAAATTCCTTGCCGGTGTCTCTGCGCAGTATGAATCTGAAGTCGTGTATCACTCATTCAAGGAAGATCTCGAGAAGCAGGGTGTCATCTTTCTCGATATGGACAGCGGCCTGAAGAAGCACCCCGACATTGTGAAGAAATATTTAGCGACGGTCATACCAGTAGCCGACAACAAATTCGCGGCGCTTAACTCCGCCGTCTGGTCGGGGGGATCGTTCATCTATGTACCGCCGGGACTCGATGTCAAAATACCGCTGCAGGCGTATTTCAGAATCAATGCCGAGAACATGGGGCAGTTTGAACGAACTCTGATCATTGCCGACAAAGGTTCGCGCGTTCACTACATTGAGGGTTGCACTGCGCCGGTCTACACGACCGATTCGCTGCACTCCGCTGTAGTCGAGCTAATTGCTCTCGATGATGCTTATATCCGATACACAACGATTCAGAACTGGTCGCACAATCTGTTCAATCTCGTCACGAAGCGCGCTGTGGCGCATAAGAATGCGACAGTCGAGTGGGTCGATGGCAACATCGGTTCCAAGCTGACGATGAAGTACCCGTGCGTATATCTCGTCGGTGAGG from Candidatus Zixiibacteriota bacterium encodes the following:
- the sufB gene encoding Fe-S cluster assembly protein SufB; protein product: MAEILSKNKGVETLGDDYAVKYGFKDPEEYFHKGKRGVDHEVVEMISRMKDEPDWMREFRHKALDVFLSKPMPTWGNTELLNSIDFDNIFYYIKPIENQKNNWDDVPENIKNTFEKLGIPEAEQKFLAGVSAQYESEVVYHSFKEDLEKQGVIFLDMDSGLKKHPDIVKKYLATVIPVADNKFAALNSAVWSGGSFIYVPPGLDVKIPLQAYFRINAENMGQFERTLIIADKGSRVHYIEGCTAPVYTTDSLHSAVVELIALDDAYIRYTTIQNWSHNLFNLVTKRAVAHKNATVEWVDGNIGSKLTMKYPCVYLVGEGAKGEILSVAFANDGQHQDAGAKVIHAAPNTSSRVTSKSISKGSGRASYRGLVKVHKNAVGSKVSVECDALLIGGASRTDTYPTMEIDADQVRVEHEARVSKVAEEQLFYLTSRGLSEDEARLMIINGFIEPFTKELPMEYAVELNRLIELEMEGSVG